Proteins encoded by one window of Hippoglossus hippoglossus isolate fHipHip1 chromosome 15, fHipHip1.pri, whole genome shotgun sequence:
- the inpp5f gene encoding phosphatidylinositide phosphatase SAC2 isoform X4: protein MELFQAKDEYILQSGDRALWCSRKDGTMALRPATDLLLAWNPVCLGLVEGVIGKIQLHTDLPLGLVLIRQKALVGHLPGNHKVYKITKIAVIPLSDEEPQELELELCKKHHFGIDKPEKLAPSPDESKFLMKTLSQIKSNVAVPIKKKVKENKEKERLERRLLDELYKVFMDSDSFYYSLTYDLTNSVQRQGDSEKTGLPLWKQVDDRFFWNKHMIQDLIDLQVPEIDFWVTPIIQGFVQVEELVVNYNETSDEERSSPETPPQEVTCVDDIHPRFTVALISRRSRHRAGMRYKRRGVDTDGHVANYVETEQLIHVHSHTLSFVQTRGSVPVFWSQAGYRYNPRPRLEKGEKETMSYFADHFEEQLKLYQKQVIINLVDQTGREKVIGDGYLKQVLLYNNPNLTYVSFDFHEHCRGMRFENVQILTDAIYDIITDMKWAWVDQAGVICKQEGIFRVNCMDCLDRTNVVQAAVGRVVMEQQLKKLGVMPPEQPLPVKCYRIYQIMWANNGDTISRQYAGTAALKGDFTRTGERKLAGVMKDGVNSANRYYLNRFRDAYRQAVIDLMMGLPVTEDLYSIFSKEKEHEEKEQESQRGAQEQVSLLLQTYMQLLLPDDEKFHGGWALINCDMSLIDANNKDVDVLLLLSDKAYYIAYYDEEADKVNQYQRLNLEGLEKIEIGPEPTLFGKPKFCCMRLHFRNEETSGYFHTLRAATRNPEDDGKDTLQCIAEMLRITKQATGLDMLVVEKKLERRQSRPHEDIMGIQNKPADQVQGSSGLAQGKSFLLNKFSSLNQKVKQTKTNVNIGTFKPLGKLGTFSKPDVKVNFLKPNMHVNPWKSDSSLETSDNNPGKDIADEHSEISDDSDSYNSDPEHPCSGSLENVDYVLPSCGIVASNPRLGSRSQSIGSVELNIPSVIRVTGCEGTQEGSSQLSDDKSPGSASVAEEAILIDFGTPIDAYCHQFVQDAQTKPVEVFGENPPASVQNCTKKTPANSDKQPGSEPPVQEEEPQLPRPSQLDVQSSTSNSNLLTVQKPSSAASGGSQRSLCSQLEGSLGPSPADSNGSRVVSPFAKIKSSMVQVASLTQAGLTQGINFAVAKVQKSPEPDAVNEAQENELKAMFTQCQTRIIQI, encoded by the exons ATGGAGCTGTTCCAAGCCAAGGACGAATACATTCTCCAGAGCGGGGACCGTGCTCTGTGGTGCAGCCGAAAAGATGGGACCATGGCGCTGAGACCTG ccaCAGACCTGCTGTTGGCTTGGAATCCAGTGTGTCTGGGTTTGGTGGAAGGTGTCATTGGAAAGATACAGCTTCACACAG ATCTTCCTCTCGGCCTCGTTCTAATCCGCCAGAAAGCTCTGGTGGGCCATTTACCCGGCAACCACAAAGTTTACAAGATCACCAAGATAGCTGTCATTCCTCTGTCTGACGAAGAGCcccaggagctggagctggag CTGTGCAAGAAGCATCACTTTGGAATCGACAAACCAGAGAAACTGGCCCCGTCTCCCGACGAGTCAAAGTTTCTGATGAAAACCTTGAGTCAGATCAAATCTAATGTGGCTGTGCCCATCAAGAAAAAG GTGAAGGAGAACAAAGAGAAGGAGCGACTGGAGAGGCGGCTGCTGGATGAGCTGTACAAGGTGTTCATGGACTCTGACTCCTTCTACTACAGCTTGACCTACGACCTGACAAACAGCGTGCAGCGTCAAGGAGACTCGGAAAAGACCGGCTTACCCCTATGGAAGCAG GTGGATGACCGTTTCTTCTGGAATAAACACATGATCCAGGACCTTATTGACCTTCAG GTCCCAGAGATCGACTTCTGGGTGACACCAATCATCCAGGGGTTTGTACAAGTGGAGGAACTGGTGGTGAACTACAATGAGACATCggacgaggagaggagcagcCCTGAGACACCGCCACAGGAGGTCACCTGTGTTGACGACATCCATCCTCGCTTCACTGTGGCACTGATCTCCAGACGTAGCCGCCACCGTGCAG GGATGCGGTACAAACGCAGGGGAGTGGATACAGATGGCCATGTGGCTAATTATGTGGAGACAGAGCAGTTGATCCACGTGCACAGTCACACTCTGTCCTTTGTGCAGACTCGTGGCTCTGTGCCTGTCTTCTGGAGCCAGGCGGGGTACCGCTACAATCCCCGGCCACGCTTAGAGAAAG GAGAGAAGGAGACTATGTCTTACTTTGCCGATCACTTTGAAGAACAGCTTAAACTCTACCAGAAACAG GTTATTATTAACTTAGTGGATCAAACTGGACGAGAGAAGGTGATTGGAGACGGGTATCTAAAGCAAGTCCTGCTCTACAACAACCCAAACCTCACATATGTTTCATTTGACTTCCATGAGCACTG CCGGGGCATGAGGTTTGAGAATGTGCAAATACTGACCGACGCAATTTATGATATCATCACTGACATGAAATGGGCCTG GGTCGACCAAGCAGGAGTCATCTGCAAGCAGGAGGGAATCTTCAGAGTCAACTGCATGGACTGTCTGGACAGGACCAATGTGGTTCAGGCGGCCGTTGGTCGGGTAGTGATGGAACAACAG ctgAAGAAACTGGGTGTGATGCCTCCAGAGCAGCCTCTACCTGTCAAGTGCTACAGGATTTATCAGATCATGTGGGCCAACAACGGAGACACCATCAGCAGACAGTACGCAGGAACAGCAGCGCTCAAG GGAGATTTCACCAGGACAGGGGAGAGAAAACTGGCCGGCGTGATGAAGGATGGCGTGAACTCAGCCAACCGCTACTATCTGAACCGTTTCAGGGATGCTTACAGACAAGCTGTCATTG ACCTAATGATGGGCCTGCCAGTGACCGAGGACTTGTACTCCATCTTCAGTAAAGAGAAGGAGCATGAggagaaagagcaagagagCCAAAGAGGAGCTCAGGAGCAGGTcagcctcctgctgcagacCTACATGCAGCTTCTTCTGCCAGATGATGAGAAGTTTCATGGTGGTTGGGCTCTCATCAACTGTGACATGAG CCTCATCGACGCGAACAACAAAGATGtggatgtgctgctgcttctgtctgaCAAAGCCTACTACATTGCTTA CTATGATGAAGAAGCAGATAAAGTCAACCAATACCAGCGCCTGAATTTAGAGGGTTTGGAAAAGATTGAAATTG GTCCGGAGCCTACTCTGTTTGGGAAGCCAAAGTTCTGCTGTATGCGTTTGCATTTCAGGAATGAAGAGACGAGTGGATACTTCCACACGCTGAGGGCAGCGACACGAAATCCTGAGGATGATGGAAAAG ATACATTGCAATGCATAGCTGAGATGCTGCGCATAACAAAACAGGCCACAGGGTTGGACATGCTAGTGGTTGAAAAGAAGCTTGAGAG gcGACAGAGTCGACCTCATGAGGATATAATGGGGATCCAGAACAAACCAGCTGATCAGGTCCAGGGTAGCTCAGGTTTGGCACAAGGCAAAAGTTTCCTCCTGAACAAATTCTCCTCTCTCAATCAGAAAGTCAAACAGACCaagacaaatgtaaacattGGCACCTTCAAGCCCCTCGGAAAGCTGGGCACTTTCTCGAAGCCTGACGTAAAAGTCAATTTCCTAAAACCAAATATGCATGTCAACCCGTGGAAGTCGGACAGCAGTTTGGAAACATCAGATAACAACCCTGGCAAAGACATCGCAGACGAGCACTCTGAAATCTCAGATGACTCAGACTCCTATAACTCTGACCCAGAGCATCCGTGTTCTGGTTCCTTAGAAAACGTGGACTATGTTCTGCCCAGCTGTGGCATTGTAGCATCAAACCCACGACTGGGCAGCCGCTCCCAGTCTATTGGTAGCGTGGAGCTAAATATCCCCTCTGTTATCCGGGTCACTGGCTGTGAGGGAACGCAGGAAGGCTCCTCTCAATTAAGCGATGACAAGTCTCCAGGTTCCGCCTCAGTGGCTGAAGAAGCCATCTTGATTGACTTCGGTACTCCCATTGATGCCTACTGCCACCAGTTTGTCCAGGATGCACAGACCAAACCTGTCGAGGTGTTTGGAGAGAATCCACCAGCTTCTGTACAAAACTGTACTAAAAAGACCCCAGCaaactcagacaaacagccagGCTCTGAGCCGCCCGTTCAGGAGGAAGAGCCCCAGCTCCCCAGGCCATCTCAGCTAGACGTCCAGTCCTCTACCTCCAATTCCAACCTCCTCACTGTCCAGAAGCCCAGCTCAGCGGCCTCAGGCGGCTCTCAGAGGAGTCTGTGCTCACAGTTGGAAGGCAGCCTCGGCCCTTCGCCTGCAGACAGCAACGGGAGCCGAGTGGTGTCCCCCTTTGCCAAGATCAAGAGCTCCATGGTCCAGGTGGCCAGCCTCACCCAGGCGGGACTCACCCAAGGCATCAACTTTGCTGTGGCAAAGGTGCAGAAGAGCCCCGAGCCAGATGCTGTCAACGAGGCCCAGGAGAACGAGCTGAAGGCAATGTTTACACAGTGCCAGACCAGGATCATTCAGATCTAG
- the inpp5f gene encoding phosphatidylinositide phosphatase SAC2 isoform X1, with protein sequence MELFQAKDEYILQSGDRALWCSRKDGTMALRPATDLLLAWNPVCLGLVEGVIGKIQLHTDLPLGLVLIRQKALVGHLPGNHKVYKITKIAVIPLSDEEPQELELELCKKHHFGIDKPEKLAPSPDESKFLMKTLSQIKSNVAVPIKKKYSPAFQVKENKEKERLERRLLDELYKVFMDSDSFYYSLTYDLTNSVQRQGDSEKTGLPLWKKVDDRFFWNKHMIQDLIDLQVPEIDFWVTPIIQGFVQVEELVVNYNETSDEERSSPETPPQEVTCVDDIHPRFTVALISRRSRHRAGMRYKRRGVDTDGHVANYVETEQLIHVHSHTLSFVQTRGSVPVFWSQAGYRYNPRPRLEKGEKETMSYFADHFEEQLKLYQKQVIINLVDQTGREKVIGDGYLKQVLLYNNPNLTYVSFDFHEHCRGMRFENVQILTDAIYDIITDMKWAWVDQAGVICKQEGIFRVNCMDCLDRTNVVQAAVGRVVMEQQLKKLGVMPPEQPLPVKCYRIYQIMWANNGDTISRQYAGTAALKGDFTRTGERKLAGVMKDGVNSANRYYLNRFRDAYRQAVIDLMMGLPVTEDLYSIFSKEKEHEEKEQESQRGAQEQVSLLLQTYMQLLLPDDEKFHGGWALINCDMSLIDANNKDVDVLLLLSDKAYYIAYYDEEADKVNQYQRLNLEGLEKIEIGPEPTLFGKPKFCCMRLHFRNEETSGYFHTLRAATRNPEDDGKDTLQCIAEMLRITKQATGLDMLVVEKKLERRQSRPHEDIMGIQNKPADQVQGSSGLAQGKSFLLNKFSSLNQKVKQTKTNVNIGTFKPLGKLGTFSKPDVKVNFLKPNMHVNPWKSDSSLETSDNNPGKDIADEHSEISDDSDSYNSDPEHPCSGSLENVDYVLPSCGIVASNPRLGSRSQSIGSVELNIPSVIRVTGCEGTQEGSSQLSDDKSPGSASVAEEAILIDFGTPIDAYCHQFVQDAQTKPVEVFGENPPASVQNCTKKTPANSDKQPGSEPPVQEEEPQLPRPSQLDVQSSTSNSNLLTVQKPSSAASGGSQRSLCSQLEGSLGPSPADSNGSRVVSPFAKIKSSMVQVASLTQAGLTQGINFAVAKVQKSPEPDAVNEAQENELKAMFTQCQTRIIQI encoded by the exons ATGGAGCTGTTCCAAGCCAAGGACGAATACATTCTCCAGAGCGGGGACCGTGCTCTGTGGTGCAGCCGAAAAGATGGGACCATGGCGCTGAGACCTG ccaCAGACCTGCTGTTGGCTTGGAATCCAGTGTGTCTGGGTTTGGTGGAAGGTGTCATTGGAAAGATACAGCTTCACACAG ATCTTCCTCTCGGCCTCGTTCTAATCCGCCAGAAAGCTCTGGTGGGCCATTTACCCGGCAACCACAAAGTTTACAAGATCACCAAGATAGCTGTCATTCCTCTGTCTGACGAAGAGCcccaggagctggagctggag CTGTGCAAGAAGCATCACTTTGGAATCGACAAACCAGAGAAACTGGCCCCGTCTCCCGACGAGTCAAAGTTTCTGATGAAAACCTTGAGTCAGATCAAATCTAATGTGGCTGTGCCCATCAAGAAAAAG TATTCCCCTGCCTTCCAGGTGAAGGAGAACAAAGAGAAGGAGCGACTGGAGAGGCGGCTGCTGGATGAGCTGTACAAGGTGTTCATGGACTCTGACTCCTTCTACTACAGCTTGACCTACGACCTGACAAACAGCGTGCAGCGTCAAGGAGACTCGGAAAAGACCGGCTTACCCCTATGGAA AAAGGTGGATGACCGTTTCTTCTGGAATAAACACATGATCCAGGACCTTATTGACCTTCAG GTCCCAGAGATCGACTTCTGGGTGACACCAATCATCCAGGGGTTTGTACAAGTGGAGGAACTGGTGGTGAACTACAATGAGACATCggacgaggagaggagcagcCCTGAGACACCGCCACAGGAGGTCACCTGTGTTGACGACATCCATCCTCGCTTCACTGTGGCACTGATCTCCAGACGTAGCCGCCACCGTGCAG GGATGCGGTACAAACGCAGGGGAGTGGATACAGATGGCCATGTGGCTAATTATGTGGAGACAGAGCAGTTGATCCACGTGCACAGTCACACTCTGTCCTTTGTGCAGACTCGTGGCTCTGTGCCTGTCTTCTGGAGCCAGGCGGGGTACCGCTACAATCCCCGGCCACGCTTAGAGAAAG GAGAGAAGGAGACTATGTCTTACTTTGCCGATCACTTTGAAGAACAGCTTAAACTCTACCAGAAACAG GTTATTATTAACTTAGTGGATCAAACTGGACGAGAGAAGGTGATTGGAGACGGGTATCTAAAGCAAGTCCTGCTCTACAACAACCCAAACCTCACATATGTTTCATTTGACTTCCATGAGCACTG CCGGGGCATGAGGTTTGAGAATGTGCAAATACTGACCGACGCAATTTATGATATCATCACTGACATGAAATGGGCCTG GGTCGACCAAGCAGGAGTCATCTGCAAGCAGGAGGGAATCTTCAGAGTCAACTGCATGGACTGTCTGGACAGGACCAATGTGGTTCAGGCGGCCGTTGGTCGGGTAGTGATGGAACAACAG ctgAAGAAACTGGGTGTGATGCCTCCAGAGCAGCCTCTACCTGTCAAGTGCTACAGGATTTATCAGATCATGTGGGCCAACAACGGAGACACCATCAGCAGACAGTACGCAGGAACAGCAGCGCTCAAG GGAGATTTCACCAGGACAGGGGAGAGAAAACTGGCCGGCGTGATGAAGGATGGCGTGAACTCAGCCAACCGCTACTATCTGAACCGTTTCAGGGATGCTTACAGACAAGCTGTCATTG ACCTAATGATGGGCCTGCCAGTGACCGAGGACTTGTACTCCATCTTCAGTAAAGAGAAGGAGCATGAggagaaagagcaagagagCCAAAGAGGAGCTCAGGAGCAGGTcagcctcctgctgcagacCTACATGCAGCTTCTTCTGCCAGATGATGAGAAGTTTCATGGTGGTTGGGCTCTCATCAACTGTGACATGAG CCTCATCGACGCGAACAACAAAGATGtggatgtgctgctgcttctgtctgaCAAAGCCTACTACATTGCTTA CTATGATGAAGAAGCAGATAAAGTCAACCAATACCAGCGCCTGAATTTAGAGGGTTTGGAAAAGATTGAAATTG GTCCGGAGCCTACTCTGTTTGGGAAGCCAAAGTTCTGCTGTATGCGTTTGCATTTCAGGAATGAAGAGACGAGTGGATACTTCCACACGCTGAGGGCAGCGACACGAAATCCTGAGGATGATGGAAAAG ATACATTGCAATGCATAGCTGAGATGCTGCGCATAACAAAACAGGCCACAGGGTTGGACATGCTAGTGGTTGAAAAGAAGCTTGAGAG gcGACAGAGTCGACCTCATGAGGATATAATGGGGATCCAGAACAAACCAGCTGATCAGGTCCAGGGTAGCTCAGGTTTGGCACAAGGCAAAAGTTTCCTCCTGAACAAATTCTCCTCTCTCAATCAGAAAGTCAAACAGACCaagacaaatgtaaacattGGCACCTTCAAGCCCCTCGGAAAGCTGGGCACTTTCTCGAAGCCTGACGTAAAAGTCAATTTCCTAAAACCAAATATGCATGTCAACCCGTGGAAGTCGGACAGCAGTTTGGAAACATCAGATAACAACCCTGGCAAAGACATCGCAGACGAGCACTCTGAAATCTCAGATGACTCAGACTCCTATAACTCTGACCCAGAGCATCCGTGTTCTGGTTCCTTAGAAAACGTGGACTATGTTCTGCCCAGCTGTGGCATTGTAGCATCAAACCCACGACTGGGCAGCCGCTCCCAGTCTATTGGTAGCGTGGAGCTAAATATCCCCTCTGTTATCCGGGTCACTGGCTGTGAGGGAACGCAGGAAGGCTCCTCTCAATTAAGCGATGACAAGTCTCCAGGTTCCGCCTCAGTGGCTGAAGAAGCCATCTTGATTGACTTCGGTACTCCCATTGATGCCTACTGCCACCAGTTTGTCCAGGATGCACAGACCAAACCTGTCGAGGTGTTTGGAGAGAATCCACCAGCTTCTGTACAAAACTGTACTAAAAAGACCCCAGCaaactcagacaaacagccagGCTCTGAGCCGCCCGTTCAGGAGGAAGAGCCCCAGCTCCCCAGGCCATCTCAGCTAGACGTCCAGTCCTCTACCTCCAATTCCAACCTCCTCACTGTCCAGAAGCCCAGCTCAGCGGCCTCAGGCGGCTCTCAGAGGAGTCTGTGCTCACAGTTGGAAGGCAGCCTCGGCCCTTCGCCTGCAGACAGCAACGGGAGCCGAGTGGTGTCCCCCTTTGCCAAGATCAAGAGCTCCATGGTCCAGGTGGCCAGCCTCACCCAGGCGGGACTCACCCAAGGCATCAACTTTGCTGTGGCAAAGGTGCAGAAGAGCCCCGAGCCAGATGCTGTCAACGAGGCCCAGGAGAACGAGCTGAAGGCAATGTTTACACAGTGCCAGACCAGGATCATTCAGATCTAG
- the inpp5f gene encoding phosphatidylinositide phosphatase SAC2 isoform X3, translated as MELFQAKDEYILQSGDRALWCSRKDGTMALRPATDLLLAWNPVCLGLVEGVIGKIQLHTDLPLGLVLIRQKALVGHLPGNHKVYKITKIAVIPLSDEEPQELELELCKKHHFGIDKPEKLAPSPDESKFLMKTLSQIKSNVAVPIKKKVKENKEKERLERRLLDELYKVFMDSDSFYYSLTYDLTNSVQRQGDSEKTGLPLWKKVDDRFFWNKHMIQDLIDLQVPEIDFWVTPIIQGFVQVEELVVNYNETSDEERSSPETPPQEVTCVDDIHPRFTVALISRRSRHRAGMRYKRRGVDTDGHVANYVETEQLIHVHSHTLSFVQTRGSVPVFWSQAGYRYNPRPRLEKGEKETMSYFADHFEEQLKLYQKQVIINLVDQTGREKVIGDGYLKQVLLYNNPNLTYVSFDFHEHCRGMRFENVQILTDAIYDIITDMKWAWVDQAGVICKQEGIFRVNCMDCLDRTNVVQAAVGRVVMEQQLKKLGVMPPEQPLPVKCYRIYQIMWANNGDTISRQYAGTAALKGDFTRTGERKLAGVMKDGVNSANRYYLNRFRDAYRQAVIDLMMGLPVTEDLYSIFSKEKEHEEKEQESQRGAQEQVSLLLQTYMQLLLPDDEKFHGGWALINCDMSLIDANNKDVDVLLLLSDKAYYIAYYDEEADKVNQYQRLNLEGLEKIEIGPEPTLFGKPKFCCMRLHFRNEETSGYFHTLRAATRNPEDDGKDTLQCIAEMLRITKQATGLDMLVVEKKLERRQSRPHEDIMGIQNKPADQVQGSSGLAQGKSFLLNKFSSLNQKVKQTKTNVNIGTFKPLGKLGTFSKPDVKVNFLKPNMHVNPWKSDSSLETSDNNPGKDIADEHSEISDDSDSYNSDPEHPCSGSLENVDYVLPSCGIVASNPRLGSRSQSIGSVELNIPSVIRVTGCEGTQEGSSQLSDDKSPGSASVAEEAILIDFGTPIDAYCHQFVQDAQTKPVEVFGENPPASVQNCTKKTPANSDKQPGSEPPVQEEEPQLPRPSQLDVQSSTSNSNLLTVQKPSSAASGGSQRSLCSQLEGSLGPSPADSNGSRVVSPFAKIKSSMVQVASLTQAGLTQGINFAVAKVQKSPEPDAVNEAQENELKAMFTQCQTRIIQI; from the exons ATGGAGCTGTTCCAAGCCAAGGACGAATACATTCTCCAGAGCGGGGACCGTGCTCTGTGGTGCAGCCGAAAAGATGGGACCATGGCGCTGAGACCTG ccaCAGACCTGCTGTTGGCTTGGAATCCAGTGTGTCTGGGTTTGGTGGAAGGTGTCATTGGAAAGATACAGCTTCACACAG ATCTTCCTCTCGGCCTCGTTCTAATCCGCCAGAAAGCTCTGGTGGGCCATTTACCCGGCAACCACAAAGTTTACAAGATCACCAAGATAGCTGTCATTCCTCTGTCTGACGAAGAGCcccaggagctggagctggag CTGTGCAAGAAGCATCACTTTGGAATCGACAAACCAGAGAAACTGGCCCCGTCTCCCGACGAGTCAAAGTTTCTGATGAAAACCTTGAGTCAGATCAAATCTAATGTGGCTGTGCCCATCAAGAAAAAG GTGAAGGAGAACAAAGAGAAGGAGCGACTGGAGAGGCGGCTGCTGGATGAGCTGTACAAGGTGTTCATGGACTCTGACTCCTTCTACTACAGCTTGACCTACGACCTGACAAACAGCGTGCAGCGTCAAGGAGACTCGGAAAAGACCGGCTTACCCCTATGGAA AAAGGTGGATGACCGTTTCTTCTGGAATAAACACATGATCCAGGACCTTATTGACCTTCAG GTCCCAGAGATCGACTTCTGGGTGACACCAATCATCCAGGGGTTTGTACAAGTGGAGGAACTGGTGGTGAACTACAATGAGACATCggacgaggagaggagcagcCCTGAGACACCGCCACAGGAGGTCACCTGTGTTGACGACATCCATCCTCGCTTCACTGTGGCACTGATCTCCAGACGTAGCCGCCACCGTGCAG GGATGCGGTACAAACGCAGGGGAGTGGATACAGATGGCCATGTGGCTAATTATGTGGAGACAGAGCAGTTGATCCACGTGCACAGTCACACTCTGTCCTTTGTGCAGACTCGTGGCTCTGTGCCTGTCTTCTGGAGCCAGGCGGGGTACCGCTACAATCCCCGGCCACGCTTAGAGAAAG GAGAGAAGGAGACTATGTCTTACTTTGCCGATCACTTTGAAGAACAGCTTAAACTCTACCAGAAACAG GTTATTATTAACTTAGTGGATCAAACTGGACGAGAGAAGGTGATTGGAGACGGGTATCTAAAGCAAGTCCTGCTCTACAACAACCCAAACCTCACATATGTTTCATTTGACTTCCATGAGCACTG CCGGGGCATGAGGTTTGAGAATGTGCAAATACTGACCGACGCAATTTATGATATCATCACTGACATGAAATGGGCCTG GGTCGACCAAGCAGGAGTCATCTGCAAGCAGGAGGGAATCTTCAGAGTCAACTGCATGGACTGTCTGGACAGGACCAATGTGGTTCAGGCGGCCGTTGGTCGGGTAGTGATGGAACAACAG ctgAAGAAACTGGGTGTGATGCCTCCAGAGCAGCCTCTACCTGTCAAGTGCTACAGGATTTATCAGATCATGTGGGCCAACAACGGAGACACCATCAGCAGACAGTACGCAGGAACAGCAGCGCTCAAG GGAGATTTCACCAGGACAGGGGAGAGAAAACTGGCCGGCGTGATGAAGGATGGCGTGAACTCAGCCAACCGCTACTATCTGAACCGTTTCAGGGATGCTTACAGACAAGCTGTCATTG ACCTAATGATGGGCCTGCCAGTGACCGAGGACTTGTACTCCATCTTCAGTAAAGAGAAGGAGCATGAggagaaagagcaagagagCCAAAGAGGAGCTCAGGAGCAGGTcagcctcctgctgcagacCTACATGCAGCTTCTTCTGCCAGATGATGAGAAGTTTCATGGTGGTTGGGCTCTCATCAACTGTGACATGAG CCTCATCGACGCGAACAACAAAGATGtggatgtgctgctgcttctgtctgaCAAAGCCTACTACATTGCTTA CTATGATGAAGAAGCAGATAAAGTCAACCAATACCAGCGCCTGAATTTAGAGGGTTTGGAAAAGATTGAAATTG GTCCGGAGCCTACTCTGTTTGGGAAGCCAAAGTTCTGCTGTATGCGTTTGCATTTCAGGAATGAAGAGACGAGTGGATACTTCCACACGCTGAGGGCAGCGACACGAAATCCTGAGGATGATGGAAAAG ATACATTGCAATGCATAGCTGAGATGCTGCGCATAACAAAACAGGCCACAGGGTTGGACATGCTAGTGGTTGAAAAGAAGCTTGAGAG gcGACAGAGTCGACCTCATGAGGATATAATGGGGATCCAGAACAAACCAGCTGATCAGGTCCAGGGTAGCTCAGGTTTGGCACAAGGCAAAAGTTTCCTCCTGAACAAATTCTCCTCTCTCAATCAGAAAGTCAAACAGACCaagacaaatgtaaacattGGCACCTTCAAGCCCCTCGGAAAGCTGGGCACTTTCTCGAAGCCTGACGTAAAAGTCAATTTCCTAAAACCAAATATGCATGTCAACCCGTGGAAGTCGGACAGCAGTTTGGAAACATCAGATAACAACCCTGGCAAAGACATCGCAGACGAGCACTCTGAAATCTCAGATGACTCAGACTCCTATAACTCTGACCCAGAGCATCCGTGTTCTGGTTCCTTAGAAAACGTGGACTATGTTCTGCCCAGCTGTGGCATTGTAGCATCAAACCCACGACTGGGCAGCCGCTCCCAGTCTATTGGTAGCGTGGAGCTAAATATCCCCTCTGTTATCCGGGTCACTGGCTGTGAGGGAACGCAGGAAGGCTCCTCTCAATTAAGCGATGACAAGTCTCCAGGTTCCGCCTCAGTGGCTGAAGAAGCCATCTTGATTGACTTCGGTACTCCCATTGATGCCTACTGCCACCAGTTTGTCCAGGATGCACAGACCAAACCTGTCGAGGTGTTTGGAGAGAATCCACCAGCTTCTGTACAAAACTGTACTAAAAAGACCCCAGCaaactcagacaaacagccagGCTCTGAGCCGCCCGTTCAGGAGGAAGAGCCCCAGCTCCCCAGGCCATCTCAGCTAGACGTCCAGTCCTCTACCTCCAATTCCAACCTCCTCACTGTCCAGAAGCCCAGCTCAGCGGCCTCAGGCGGCTCTCAGAGGAGTCTGTGCTCACAGTTGGAAGGCAGCCTCGGCCCTTCGCCTGCAGACAGCAACGGGAGCCGAGTGGTGTCCCCCTTTGCCAAGATCAAGAGCTCCATGGTCCAGGTGGCCAGCCTCACCCAGGCGGGACTCACCCAAGGCATCAACTTTGCTGTGGCAAAGGTGCAGAAGAGCCCCGAGCCAGATGCTGTCAACGAGGCCCAGGAGAACGAGCTGAAGGCAATGTTTACACAGTGCCAGACCAGGATCATTCAGATCTAG